The Methylocystis sp. ATCC 49242 region CCCCGCTTCCCGCGCCGCGACCGGCGGAGGAAAGCACGCGGCCCGGGGAGGATCGCGGCAGCAAAACTGAAAGCGTCAGGAAGCAGCGAAAGAAGCAGCGAGAGCGCCCTCGGGGAACAAAAGTTCAGTCCGCGCCCGTTTCGCGCTGAAGACAGCGACGAAACGCGGGAAGATGGCGCTCCAGCGACGCTTCCCTGAGACGCTGCATCACCTTGCGCGCCTCCGGATCGCTGATCTGATTCAGCAGCCGATCATACATGGCGGCGTTCTCGATTTCGCCCTGGACCGCAGCCCGGCAAGCCTCGACGAGCGTTGTCGGGGCGCGAACCTTCCCCGCCCATTTGTCCTGCGGCGGCTCGACTCCAAAACACTCGAACAAACTCAGCAGAGCGTCGGCGTGCCGCGTCTCCGCCTCGAGAATGTTCACGAATGGACGCACCGGCCCGAAAGCGTCGATCACGCTTCGATAGGTTGCGCGCGAGCGGTATTCCTCGTCGATCGCTTCTCGCAGCGCATCTATGGTTTTCTGATCGACCGGCATGACGCTGTCCCTCGCAATAATTGATTTCAGAACTTACCTAGCCGCCGTCCTGGGAAATTGTAGGCGGACGCCGCGCGTCGATTGGCCACATCGCGTCGATTCCAAAACGATTTTCGAGGCTTAGACCCGCCTCGGCAAATCTACCCGCGCGAATATTCTTGAAACGGGAAAGCGCGGAACCTTTTTTATCGAGGAGCGGAAATTCGACGCTCGGGGCGGGGCGACATTGAGAGGGGCTTTTGCAAATGGTCACAGACGAGCAGCTGAGCAATATGCGCGAAGTGGTCGGCGTATTCACCGACGCGGACACGCTTCAGGCGGCGATCGACGAATTGATGTCTTCGGGCTTCGACCGTGCTGAGATCAGCCTCCTCGCCGGCGAGAAGGCGGTCGACGAGAAGCTTGGCCACAAATACAAGAAGGTGACTGAACTAGAGGGTGTTATGCACCTTGGATCATGAAATCTGCTGCGCGCTTGAGCATGAGACATGCGAAGGCGACGACGTGGAGTCCTGCGAGGGTCTGAGTGTCGGTCCGAGGACAAGTTGAATCGGATGAATCGGTTATGATTCAATGATGCGGCCTGATTCTCGAAGGGGCCGCCGATGTGGACGAATGAAAATCGTGCGCGATACGATCGCAGCAAATTGCGCTACCCGAGCGACGTGACCGACTCGGAATGGACGCTCGTCGAACCGCTGATCCCACCTGCGAAGCGGGGTGGAGGGAAACGCACGGTCGAGATGCGCGCGGTTGTGAACGGCTTGATGTATGTGCTCTCGACCGGCTGTCAGTGGCGCGCGATCCCGAAGGATTTGCCGCCCAAGAGCACGGTTTACGGCTATTTCGATCTTTGGACATATGACGGGACGCTCGATCGCATCCACCGCGCTCTCTACGTGAAATGCCGCGAAGCGGCGGGGCGCGAGGCCAGCCCGACCGCCGCGGTCATCGACAGCCAGAGCGTGAAAGGCGCAGAAAAAGGGGGCGTCGCATCGATCCGCATGGTTACGATGCAGGAAAGAAGATCAAGGGCAAGAAGCGGCATATTCTCGTCGATACGATAGGGCTGCTGCTTCACGCGCTCGTTCATCCTGCCGACATCCAGGATCGCGACGGCGGCGTTCTCGTCCTGCGCACGATGTTGGGAAAATTCCCGTTTCTGCAAAAACTGTTCGCGGATGGCGGCTATCAGGGTCCGCAATTCAGGGACGCGCAGAAGAAGGCCTTGCCCTTCGTCGTCACCGAGATCGTCAAGCGCTCGGATGCCGCCAAAGGTTTCGAGGTTTTGCCCCGACGCTGGGTCGTCGAAAGAACCTTTTCATGGCTTGGTCGCTGCCGAAGGCTGGCAAAGGACTTCGAAAACCTCAATTGCAAGGCGCTCGCGTTTCTGCACCTCGCTTCCATCCGCCTGATGCTCAGAAGGCTCTGTAATCAAGAATGAAGTTCACGGACAGACTCTGAGCATAGCGCTCGTAGTCTTTGACGAGCCGCCTGCATCGCGTCGCCCAGGCGAATGAACGCTCGACCACCCAGCGCTTGGGCAGCAACACGAAGCCTTTTTTGGCCTCGGCGAGTTTGACGACGCAAAGCTCGGCGCCCTGCGCCTTTGCGGCCTCGGACGCCTTTTCGCCGGTGTAGCCCTGATCGACATAAACGAGTTCGACGCTTTCGCCTGTCACATCCTGCACGGCTGCGATGAGCTTGCCGACCTCGGCGCGGTCATCGACATTCGCCGGCGTGACATGCAACGCCAGCAAATGGCCCAATGTGTCGACTGCCATGTGCAGCTTCGAGCCGCGCTTTCGCTTCGCGCCGTCATAGCCCGCTCGTGGGCCGCTCTCAGGGGTCGAGCGCAAGGTGCGGCTGTCGATGATCGCCGCCGTCGGCTCCGCCGCCCGCCCGGAAGCGACGCGCAACTGGGCGCGCAGATCCTGCGCAAGCGCCTCGAACACGCCCGCCGACAGC contains the following coding sequences:
- a CDS encoding IS5 family transposase (programmed frameshift); this translates as MWTNENRARYDRSKLRYPSDVTDSEWTLVEPLIPPAKRGGGKRTVEMRAVVNGLMYVLSTGCQWRAIPKDLPPKSTVYGYFDLWTYDGTLDRIHRALYVKCREAAGREASPTAAVIDSQSVKGAEKGGVASIRNGYDAGKKIKGKKRHILVDTIGLLLHALVHPADIQDRDGGVLVLRTMLGKFPFLQKLFADGGYQGPQFRDAQKKALPFVVTEIVKRSDAAKGFEVLPRRWVVERTFSWLGRCRRLAKDFENLNCKALAFLHLASIRLMLRRLCNQE
- a CDS encoding IS5 family transposase — translated: MSPIRKPYPSDVSDEEWSLVAPYLTLMDEGAPQRQHSLRELFNGLRYVLRYGIAWRAMPNDLPPWFAVYQQSQRWLSAGVFEALAQDLRAQLRVASGRAAEPTAAIIDSRTLRSTPESGPRAGYDGAKRKRGSKLHMAVDTLGHLLALHVTPANVDDRAEVGKLIAAVQDVTGESVELVYVDQGYTGEKASEAAKAQGAELCVVKLAEAKKGFVLLPKRWVVERSFAWATRCRRLVKDYERYAQSLSVNFILDYRAF